One region of Streptomyces sp. CG4 genomic DNA includes:
- a CDS encoding MFS transporter produces MATTTPAGVRAHAKHGGGSAEHAPMTHRQIMEALSGLLLGMFVAILSSTIVSNALPHIIGDLGGGQSAYTWVVTAALLSMTAATPLWGKLADLYSKKALVQIALVIYVVASMAAGLSQNPGMLITFRVFQGIGVGGLSALAQIVMAAMISPRERGRYSGYLGATFAVATVGGPLLGGVITDTSWLGWRWCFYVGVPFAIIALIVLQKTLHLPVVKREVKVDWGGAFFISAAVSLLLIWVTFAGDKYDWLSWQTYAMVGGSVVLGALFVLVESKVSEPIIPLRLFKNRTITLASLASLFVGIAMFTGTVFFSQYFQLARDKSPTMSGVMTIPMIGGLFVSSTVSGQFITRTGRWKAWLVSGGVLVTAGLCLLGSIRYDTAYWKMAIFMALLGLGIGMMMQNLVLATQNQVAPSDLGSASSTVTFFRSLGGAVGVSALGAVMSHRITHYVQDGISALSPKYQAALAGSSSTDSIPDMSKLPAPLRTLLESAYGHGIADVFFIAGCLAALAFLITLFIKEVPLKTKGALAQAAEADAPAAAPVEAVVETVVENAVQEPAQQQVPSWATPVVSDTFEAPATAAQPVATAVATLSEPGTGAGGGTPVHGFVRGAESAPVPQAAVTLISLAGRQLGRAVAQFDGSYSLDAPGTGSYVLIASADGYQPQASTIVVGEEPLSYDILLSGTSGLTGVVRAAGSALPVKDAMVIVTDVRGDLLATAATGEQGEFGFADLVPGTVTMAVNASGFRPRALPVEIGTTGVTRIEIDLDAGARLQGVVKAPHGPLADARVTLVDQAGNVVGTATTGTDGAYAFTDLDSGEYTVIATGYPPAATALTVAGTGVDGHDIRLAHPGE; encoded by the coding sequence ATGGCAACGACCACACCAGCCGGTGTGCGGGCTCATGCCAAGCACGGGGGAGGCTCCGCCGAGCACGCCCCGATGACGCACCGGCAGATCATGGAGGCCCTGTCCGGCCTCCTCCTCGGCATGTTCGTGGCGATCCTGTCGTCCACGATCGTCTCCAACGCCCTCCCGCACATCATCGGAGACCTCGGCGGCGGCCAGTCCGCCTACACATGGGTGGTCACCGCCGCCCTGCTGTCGATGACGGCGGCCACTCCCCTGTGGGGCAAGCTCGCCGACCTGTACAGCAAGAAGGCTCTCGTCCAGATAGCCCTCGTCATCTACGTGGTCGCCTCGATGGCGGCCGGTCTGTCGCAGAACCCGGGCATGCTGATCACCTTCCGGGTGTTCCAGGGCATCGGTGTCGGCGGTCTGTCGGCCCTCGCCCAGATCGTCATGGCGGCGATGATCTCCCCGCGTGAGCGCGGCCGCTACTCCGGCTACCTGGGCGCGACCTTCGCCGTCGCCACCGTCGGCGGCCCGCTGCTCGGCGGTGTCATCACCGACACCTCCTGGCTGGGCTGGCGCTGGTGCTTCTACGTCGGTGTCCCGTTCGCGATCATCGCGCTGATCGTGCTGCAGAAGACCCTGCACCTGCCCGTGGTCAAGCGGGAGGTCAAGGTCGACTGGGGCGGCGCGTTCTTCATCTCGGCCGCTGTCTCGCTGCTGCTGATCTGGGTCACCTTCGCCGGTGACAAGTACGACTGGCTGTCCTGGCAGACGTACGCCATGGTCGGCGGTTCGGTCGTCCTCGGCGCACTGTTCGTGCTCGTCGAGTCCAAGGTGAGCGAGCCGATCATCCCGCTGCGCCTGTTCAAGAACCGCACCATCACCCTGGCGTCCCTCGCCTCCCTGTTCGTCGGTATCGCGATGTTCACCGGCACGGTGTTCTTCAGCCAGTACTTCCAGCTGGCCCGGGACAAGTCCCCGACGATGTCCGGCGTCATGACCATCCCCATGATCGGCGGCCTGTTCGTCTCCTCCACCGTCTCGGGTCAGTTCATCACCCGCACCGGCCGCTGGAAGGCATGGCTGGTCAGCGGTGGCGTCCTGGTGACGGCCGGCCTGTGCCTGCTCGGCTCCATCCGGTACGACACCGCGTACTGGAAGATGGCGATCTTCATGGCGCTGCTGGGTCTCGGCATCGGCATGATGATGCAGAACCTGGTGCTCGCCACGCAGAACCAGGTGGCCCCGTCCGACCTCGGCTCGGCCAGCTCCACGGTCACCTTCTTCCGCTCCCTCGGCGGCGCGGTCGGCGTCTCCGCGCTCGGCGCGGTGATGTCCCACCGGATCACGCACTACGTCCAGGACGGCATCTCCGCCCTGAGCCCGAAGTACCAGGCGGCTCTGGCGGGCTCCAGCTCCACCGACAGCATCCCGGACATGAGCAAGCTGCCGGCGCCGCTGCGGACGCTGCTGGAGAGCGCCTACGGCCACGGCATCGCCGACGTCTTCTTCATCGCCGGCTGCCTCGCCGCCCTCGCCTTCCTGATCACCCTGTTCATCAAGGAGGTCCCGCTGAAGACCAAGGGTGCGCTCGCCCAGGCCGCCGAGGCCGACGCCCCGGCCGCCGCCCCCGTGGAGGCCGTCGTGGAGACCGTTGTGGAGAACGCCGTGCAGGAACCCGCACAGCAGCAGGTGCCCAGCTGGGCCACCCCCGTCGTCTCGGACACCTTCGAGGCCCCGGCCACCGCCGCCCAGCCGGTGGCGACCGCCGTCGCCACCCTCTCCGAGCCCGGCACGGGTGCGGGCGGCGGCACCCCGGTGCACGGCTTCGTCCGCGGCGCCGAGAGCGCCCCGGTCCCGCAGGCCGCGGTCACCCTGATCTCGCTGGCCGGCCGCCAACTGGGTCGCGCGGTGGCCCAGTTCGACGGCTCCTACTCCCTCGACGCCCCGGGCACGGGCTCGTACGTCCTGATCGCCTCCGCCGACGGCTACCAGCCGCAGGCCTCCACGATCGTGGTGGGCGAGGAGCCGCTGTCGTACGACATCCTGCTCAGCGGCACCAGCGGGCTGACCGGTGTGGTCCGGGCCGCCGGGAGCGCGCTGCCGGTCAAGGACGCGATGGTGATCGTCACCGACGTCCGCGGTGACCTGCTGGCCACCGCCGCCACCGGCGAGCAGGGCGAGTTCGGCTTCGCCGACCTGGTGCCGGGCACGGTCACCATGGCCGTCAACGCGAGCGGGTTCCGGCCGCGCGCGCTGCCCGTCGAGATCGGCACCACCGGGGTCACCCGGATCGAGATCGACCTGGACGCCGGCGCCCGCCTCCAGGGTGTCGTCAAGGCCCCGCACGGACCGCTGGCCGACGCCCGCGTGACCCTCGTCGACCAGGCGGGCAACGTGGTCGGCACGGCCACCACCGGCACGGACGGCGCGTACGCCTTCACCGACCTGGACAGCGGCGAGTACACCGTCATCGCGACGGGTTACCCGCCGGCGGCGACGGCCCTGACCGTGGCCGGCACCGGAGTCGACGGCCACGACATCCGGCTCGCCCACCCCGGCGAGTAG
- a CDS encoding MarR family transcriptional regulator, with amino-acid sequence MAEQAQFEELARQLSAVGAVKRDMGRILPPDCPAGSAAVLTLLGRHGDMRMSKLAELLAVDMSVTSRHVAHVAARGWIERHPDPADKRSRILRLTPAGLAQLDELSRRTTRLLAERLADWTDDEVGQLIRLMTRLRDSFGDCRSAPLRLPAPGVHETALAVYASAPVVEETTRTPANT; translated from the coding sequence ATGGCCGAGCAGGCGCAATTCGAAGAGCTGGCGCGTCAGCTCAGTGCCGTCGGAGCCGTGAAACGGGACATGGGGCGGATCCTGCCGCCCGACTGTCCGGCCGGTTCGGCCGCCGTGCTGACCCTGCTCGGCCGCCACGGGGACATGCGCATGAGCAAGCTCGCGGAGCTGCTCGCCGTGGACATGTCGGTCACCAGCCGGCATGTCGCGCACGTCGCCGCGCGCGGCTGGATCGAACGGCACCCGGACCCGGCGGACAAGCGCTCGCGCATCCTGCGCCTGACGCCCGCGGGCCTGGCACAGCTGGACGAGCTGTCCCGGCGGACCACGCGGCTGCTGGCCGAACGGCTCGCCGACTGGACCGACGACGAGGTCGGCCAGCTGATCCGGCTGATGACCCGGCTGCGCGACTCGTTCGGCGACTGCCGGTCCGCACCGCTCCGGCTCCCCGCGCCCGGGGTCCACGAGACCGCGCTCGCGGTCTACGCATCCGCTCCCGTAGTCGAAGAGACCACCCGTACACCCGCAAACACGTAA